Proteins from a genomic interval of Chanos chanos chromosome 3, fChaCha1.1, whole genome shotgun sequence:
- the hnf4a gene encoding hepatocyte nuclear factor 4-alpha isoform X1: MRLSKALVDMDMADYSEALDPAYTTLEFENMQVLTMSTDSSPAESANMNAPNHLGAGTLCAICGDRATGKHYGASSCDGCKGFFRRSVRKNHMYSCRFNRQCIVDKDKRNQCRYCRLKKCFRAGMKKEAVQNERDRISTRRSSYEDSSLPSINALIQADVLSRQISSPGPIIHGDIRTKKIATITDVCESMKQQLLVLVEWAKYIPAFCDLPLDDQVALLRAHAGEHLLLGAAKRSMLYKDLLLLGNDHIIPRNCPELEVSRVAVRILDELVLPFQELQIDDNEYACLKAIVFFDPDAKGLSDPGKIKRMRYQVQVSLEDYINDRQYDSRGRFGELLLLLPTLQSITWQMIEQIQFVKLFGMAKIDNLLQEMLLGGSANEAPHAPHSLHPHLVQEHLSNNVIVTSNMATPIHNGQMCKGTTFNGSSLSLSFTAATPETPIPSPPAASSSEHYKLAQGVIATVPKQPTSIPQPTITKQEAI, encoded by the exons ATGCGTCTATCCAAAGCTCTAGTAGACATGGACATGGCAGACTACAGCGAGGCCCTGGACCCAGCCTACACCACTCTGGAGTTTGAGAACATGCAAGTGCTCACCATGAGCACAG ACTCCTCTCCGGCTGAGAGTGCCAACATGAATGCCCCCAACCACCTGGGGGCAGGCACCCTGTGTGCTATCTGTGGAGACCGGGCGACCGGAAAACACTATGGAGCCTCCAGTTGTGACGGCTGCAAGGGCTTCTTCAGACGGAGTGTGCGCAAAAACCACATGTATTCCTGCAG GTTCAACAGACAATGCATAGTGGACAAAGACAAGCGAAATCAATGCAGATACTGTAGGTTGAAGAAGTGTTTCCGGGCcggaatgaaaaaagaag CggtacagaatgagagagacagaatcagCACACGGAGGTCCAGTTATGAGGACAGCAGTTTACCATCCATTAATGCACTCATCCAAGCAGATGTCTTGTCCAGACAG ATCTCCTCACCTGGCCCCATTATCCACGGTGACATCAGAACGAAGAAGATCGCTACCatcacagatgtgtgtgagtcaatGAAACAGCAGCTGCTGGTGTTGGTGGAATGGGCAAAATACATCCCTGCCTTCTGTGACCTTCCTTTGGACGATCAG GTGGCTCTACTGCGCGCTCATGCTGGAGAGCATCTCCTACTTGGGGCTGCCAAAAGGTCAATGTTGTATAAAGACCTGTTGCTATTGG GCAATGACCACATAATTCCTCGTAACTGTCCGGAACTGGAGGTCAGTCGGGTGGCTGTGAGGATTCTGGACGAGCTGGTCTTACCGTTCCAGGAGCTCCAGATAGACGACAATGAATATGCCTGCTTGAAAGCCATCGTGTTCTTCGACCCAG ATGCCAAAGGACTAAGCGACCCAGGGAAGATCAAACGGATGCGCTACCAGGTGCAGGTTAGCTTGGAAGACTATATCAACGACCGACAGTACGATTCGCGGGGGCGATTCGGCGAACTACTGCTGCTGTTACCCACGCTCCAAAGCATAACCTGGCAGATGATTGAACAAATCCAATTTGTTAAGCTCTTCGGAATGGCCAAGATAGACAACCTGCTCCAAGAAATGCTTCTCGGAG GTTCAGCTAACGAGGCCCCACATGCTCCTCATTCTTTGCATCCACACCTGGTTCAAGAACACCTTAGCAACAATGTCATTGTGACCAGCAACATGGCCACTCCAATTCACAATGGACAGATGTGTAA GGGAACCACATTCAAtggatcttctctctctctctctttcactgcagCCACTCCGGAGACTCCTATCCCATCACCCCCGGCAGCCTCTAGCTCTGAACACTACAAACTGGCTCAGGGTGTTATAGCAACAGTTCCCAAGCAACCAACCTCCATTCCTCAACCCACTATCACCAAACAAGAAGCCATTTAA
- the ttpal gene encoding alpha-tocopherol transfer protein-like, which yields MAEENGHIDAGHPTEQGASVSFPGPPPHIYSCTLTPELVAKAREELQEKPEWRLRDVQALRDMILKEQPNLRTRLDDAFLLRFLRARKFDYDRALQLLLNYHGSRRAWPEVFQDLKPSTVRHVLDQGFLTVLPYPDPQGRYILCLRPGKWKPNDYPFVDNIRAIYLTLERLIQPEETQVNGIVILVDYTGVGLSQASNPGPLLAKKVVGILQDGFPIRIKAVHIINEPRIFKGIFAIIKPFLKEKMAERYVLHGSDLASLHRVIPRSVLPEVYGGVAGQLDLSAWSRTLLESEEEFVVEFCQPDPLEGVLLPDSSLFEGEQNDDTFRGLRSQLYYCY from the exons ATGGCAGAGGAGAATGGTCACATCGATGCAGGTCATCCGACGGAACAGGGGGCGAGCGTGTCCTTCCCAGGCCCTCCACCACACATCTACTCCTGCACTCTGACTCCCGAGCTGGTGGCCAAGGCACGAGAGGAGCTCCAGGAGAAGCCGGAATGGAGGCTGAGGGATGTGCAGGCTTTGAGGGACATGATTCTGAAGGAGCAGCCGAATTTAAGGACTCGTCTGGACGACGCCTTTCTCCTGCGGTTCCTGAGGGCCAGGAAATTTGATTATGACCGGGCCCTTCAGCTGCTCCTGAATTACCATGGCAGTCGGCGAGCTTGGCCAGAGGTTTTCCAGGACCTGAAGCCATCCACAGTGAGGCATGTGCTAGACCAGGGTTTCCTCACTGTACTGCCCTATCCAGACCCTCAAGGGCGTTACATCTTGTGTCTGCGGCCAG GTAAATGGAAGCCTAATGATTATCCATTTGTGGACAACATAAGGGCCATTTACTTGACACTGGAGAGGCTGATTCAGCCTGAAGAGACACAAGTGAATGGAATAGTTATCCTTGTAGATTACACTGGAGTAGGCTTGTCCCAGGCCTCCAATCCCGGGCCTCTTCTTGCCAAAAAGGTTGTTGGTATTCTTCAG GATGGGTTTCCAATTAGAATAAAAGCTGTCCACATTATAAATGAGCCACGGATATTCAAGGGTATTTTTGCCATAATTAAGCCTTTCCTGAAGGAGAAAATGGCAGAGAGG tATGTCCTCCATGGCTCAGACCTGGCTTCCCTGCACCGTGTTATCCCTCGCTCGGTGTTGCCGGAGGTGTATGGAGGTGTGGCCGGCCAGCTTGACCTGTCGGCTTGGTCCCGCACGCTGCTGGAGTCCGAAGAGGAGTTTGTGGTGGAATTCTGCCAGCCGGACCCTCTGGAGGGGGTGCTTCTCCCGGACTCCTCGCTCTTTGAGGGGGAGCAGAACGACGACACCTTCAGAGGCCTCCGGTCCCAGCTCTACTACTGTTACTGA
- the hnf4a gene encoding hepatocyte nuclear factor 4-alpha isoform X2 → MRLSKALVDMDMADYSEALDPAYTTLEFENMQVLTMSTDSSPAESANMNAPNHLGAGTLCAICGDRATGKHYGASSCDGCKGFFRRSVRKNHMYSCRFNRQCIVDKDKRNQCRYCRLKKCFRAGMKKEAVQNERDRISTRRSSYEDSSLPSINALIQADVLSRQISSPGPIIHGDIRTKKIATITDVCESMKQQLLVLVEWAKYIPAFCDLPLDDQVALLRAHAGEHLLLGAAKRSMLYKDLLLLGNDHIIPRNCPELEVSRVAVRILDELVLPFQELQIDDNEYACLKAIVFFDPDAKGLSDPGKIKRMRYQVQVSLEDYINDRQYDSRGRFGELLLLLPTLQSITWQMIEQIQFVKLFGMAKIDNLLQEMLLGGSANEAPHAPHSLHPHLVQEHLSNNVIVTSNMATPIHNGQMSTPETPIPSPPAASSSEHYKLAQGVIATVPKQPTSIPQPTITKQEAI, encoded by the exons ATGCGTCTATCCAAAGCTCTAGTAGACATGGACATGGCAGACTACAGCGAGGCCCTGGACCCAGCCTACACCACTCTGGAGTTTGAGAACATGCAAGTGCTCACCATGAGCACAG ACTCCTCTCCGGCTGAGAGTGCCAACATGAATGCCCCCAACCACCTGGGGGCAGGCACCCTGTGTGCTATCTGTGGAGACCGGGCGACCGGAAAACACTATGGAGCCTCCAGTTGTGACGGCTGCAAGGGCTTCTTCAGACGGAGTGTGCGCAAAAACCACATGTATTCCTGCAG GTTCAACAGACAATGCATAGTGGACAAAGACAAGCGAAATCAATGCAGATACTGTAGGTTGAAGAAGTGTTTCCGGGCcggaatgaaaaaagaag CggtacagaatgagagagacagaatcagCACACGGAGGTCCAGTTATGAGGACAGCAGTTTACCATCCATTAATGCACTCATCCAAGCAGATGTCTTGTCCAGACAG ATCTCCTCACCTGGCCCCATTATCCACGGTGACATCAGAACGAAGAAGATCGCTACCatcacagatgtgtgtgagtcaatGAAACAGCAGCTGCTGGTGTTGGTGGAATGGGCAAAATACATCCCTGCCTTCTGTGACCTTCCTTTGGACGATCAG GTGGCTCTACTGCGCGCTCATGCTGGAGAGCATCTCCTACTTGGGGCTGCCAAAAGGTCAATGTTGTATAAAGACCTGTTGCTATTGG GCAATGACCACATAATTCCTCGTAACTGTCCGGAACTGGAGGTCAGTCGGGTGGCTGTGAGGATTCTGGACGAGCTGGTCTTACCGTTCCAGGAGCTCCAGATAGACGACAATGAATATGCCTGCTTGAAAGCCATCGTGTTCTTCGACCCAG ATGCCAAAGGACTAAGCGACCCAGGGAAGATCAAACGGATGCGCTACCAGGTGCAGGTTAGCTTGGAAGACTATATCAACGACCGACAGTACGATTCGCGGGGGCGATTCGGCGAACTACTGCTGCTGTTACCCACGCTCCAAAGCATAACCTGGCAGATGATTGAACAAATCCAATTTGTTAAGCTCTTCGGAATGGCCAAGATAGACAACCTGCTCCAAGAAATGCTTCTCGGAG GTTCAGCTAACGAGGCCCCACATGCTCCTCATTCTTTGCATCCACACCTGGTTCAAGAACACCTTAGCAACAATGTCATTGTGACCAGCAACATGGCCACTCCAATTCACAATGGACAGATGT CCACTCCGGAGACTCCTATCCCATCACCCCCGGCAGCCTCTAGCTCTGAACACTACAAACTGGCTCAGGGTGTTATAGCAACAGTTCCCAAGCAACCAACCTCCATTCCTCAACCCACTATCACCAAACAAGAAGCCATTTAA